The region AATCCCTTAGCTATATATTGACCACAATGCAGAAAGGATTGCTCATACGGCAATCCTTTTTTCTTTTTTACGGTCATCCTCTTTTTTGAGCTGTTTTTGCATAAACAAGATGCAAATTTGGAGGCTTCAACTCTGTAACTGCTGAACTAAGTGCCTCAGTTCGGGCAAGATTAACCGTTGCATTGCCAATGCTACAGCGTTACTGGAGCCTGGTACAGAAAAAATCAATTTGTTGCGGTAAATCCCCGCGATCGCCCGTGATGCGATCGCGCGTGAGCCAATCTCCTGATAACTCAACCAGCGAAAGAGTTCTCCAAAGCCAGGTAATGTTTTTTCCAACAGTGTTTCAATCGCATCGTAGGTGGTATCTCGTGGAGCAATCCCAGTGCCTCCGTTGAGAATCATTGCATGAATCTCGTTTTGTTGACTGAAGTGTTCAACCTGTGCCTGAATCTGTTCTGGCTCATCTCGAATTAATGTATAAGCCTTGATCTGATGCTGATTATCCATCAATAACTGCTGAATTAATTGACCACTGCGATCAGTTGCAATAGTCCGAGTATCACTGACAGTGATCACAGCACAAACCACCGCAAATTCAGCCGTATCAGGATGAGGAATTGCAGCCATGAAGTTTACCAGAAGGGGACAGTCTTGAGTAAGGGGGTGGAAAGAACCCAATCCCCTGCCTCCTGATTTTATGATTTTGTAAAACCCAGATCGTTTTCCTCTGCGTATCGCTCCATAAACCGAATAAAACGATCCCACTCGCTAGCCGATTTCATCAGGTATACAGCTTCAATCGCATCCGGCTGCCCATTTACGAACTTTGCCTTTACTTCTCGTGTACTGATTTCCCCCTCATCATCAATCAAATACATTCCCGTAATTTCTTCAGTCATGTTGCTAGACAGAGCTTTAGGGTTCTGGAAGTAAAATGTCGCTGTCCCGTTACTGCCATCCTTAGCACGGGTTAAGCGAACATTGGGAATGATCTCCTCATCGATCCCTCTAGCAAACTGAATTCGAGCAACCATAGTCTTCTACTTCGTAAAATTTGGACAAAAATCGATATTTCTTCATCTTCTCACACGAGACTTACAGGAATCGTAAAAAAGCATAAGAGACTAAACTTTTTTTGGGAGACAATAAACCTTAAGGAGACAATGAAGCCTCAGAATTTTCCAGAGGGCATCAGTTAGACTGTTGGCGGAATACAACCTGAGTTTTCAAAAAATTGGAACATTTGTGAAGTACTTTTTTCTATCAGACGGGTGGATTATTGGCAGAGTCTGGGAATTGGGCGGACTGTGGGATGAAAGCGCATGGAGACGGAAACCGCAAATTCAGCAGATGGAACTGTGCATTTGGGAGAATGAAGAGAAGTTGTGGCTATATCGGGTTGAGGATGCAGTATTGATGGTCGAAGTGAAGCCTGGTGAAAACCTTGTGACGACATCTGCAGCAAAACCGATTGGGCAGGTGGTGCTAAAACGGCTGATTTCAGCTGACCAGGCGATCGATCTGCTTTGTTCAGCGCAAATCCGCAACGCTGGTTTGAATCAACAGTTGCTAACTCGAGATGCGACTGGCTGAAGATAAACCTGGGTAAAGAATTTTTTAAAACTGCTTCAGGAAGCGCAAATCGCTGTTGTAGAGACGACGAATATCATCGATTTGGTATAGCACTGCCGCTAATCGCTCTACCCCCAGACCACCTGCAAAGCCGGTGTAAATTTCGGGATCGTATCCTACGGCTTTCAACACATTGGGATCAACCATGCCGCATCCCATAATTTCCAACCAGCGTCCTTTCCATTGCAAATCCACTTCGGCAGAGGGCTCGGTAAAGGGGAAGAAACTGGGACGCATTCGAATTGGCACTTCACCAAACAATTGTTCCAGAAACATCCGTAGCGTGCCTTTCAAATCAGTAAAGGTCAAGCCTTCGTCGATCGCCAGGAATTCAATCTGGTGAAACACAGCCGTATGGGTCGCATCCACTGTATCACGGCGGTAGCAGCGTCCTGGCATCACAATGCGAACGGGGGGTTCGTTTTCTTCCATGTAGCGAATCTGTACGGAAGACGTGTGCGTCCGCAGAATATTGCCATCAGGCAGGAAGAGGGTATCTTGCATATCCCGCGCTGGGTGGTCGGGCAAGAAGTTCAGCGCTTCAAAGTTGTAGTAGTCTGTTTCCATTTCTGGACCTTCTGCCACGGTATAGCCCAAGCCCACAAAAATATCGATCACCCGATCTATGATACTGTTGAGCGGGTGAACTTTTCCCTGAGGACGGTAAATTCCGGGCATGGTCACGTCTAATGTCTCAGACTCAAGTGTTGCCTGAAGTTGTGCCGCTTGCAGGAGTGTTTTACGTTGCTCAAGTTCTGTTTGAATGGCTTCCTTCACTTCATTGGCTCTTGCACCAATGCGGGGGCGATCGCTGGGGTCAAGTTTCCCCATCCCACCCAATACTTGCGGAATTGGACCTTTTTTACCTAAGTATTTGACACGCAGTTGCTCAAGCTGATCAAGCGAGTCTGCCGCTGCAAGAGCCTGTTGGGCTTCTTGTCGAATAGCATCTAACTGGGCTTCCAATTCAGTGGACTGAACAGTCATACAAGAGGTAGTAAAGAAGTGAAGTAGTGAAGTCGAAATTTGACTGATGGGATGATTTGTAACGCAACCCGCTATATCCTACCAGTCTATCGATCTTCCGGAGCGATTTCAGGCGGAGTTGGGCAAACTTGTTCGTAGGATAGGAACAGCAGCAACAGGAATGGGCATGAAACTGTTAATTAGCAACGATGATGGCATTTATTCAGAAGGGGTGCGGGAATTAGCCAATGGATTAGCTGCTGCCGGACATGATGTGACAGTAGTGTGCCCTGACCGAGAACGATCAGCAACAGGACACGGGTTAACGTTGCACCAACCGATTCGGGCGGAAGTGGTGCAGTCGGTGTTTCATCCAACCGTCAAGGCATGGGCATGTTCTGGAACTCCGGCTGATTGTGTCAAACTAGCACTTTGGGCATTATTGGACAGCAAACCAGATTTGGTGCTATCCGGAATTAACCATGGTTCTAATTTGGGAACCGATGTGCTGTATTCGGGCACGGTGTCAGCCGCGATGGAAGGCTTAGTAGAGGGGATTCCAGCGATCGCGATTAGTCTCACAAGTTTTACGGTGCGCGAGTTTGCTCCTGCCGCCACCTTTGCCCAAGATCTGGTAAAGCAACTCGAAAAGCATCCCCTGCCAGAACTGCTGTTGTTGAATGTGAATGTGCCAGCCGTACCCGCTGAAGCGATCGCCGGAGTTGCGATTACTCGTCAGGGAACTCGTCGCTACGTAGATGTGTTTGAAAAACGCATTGATCCACGGGGCAAGACCTATTACTGGCTGGCTGGAGAGGTATTAGAAGACGTGGAAGACTCCTCTGACTTTGCTGAATATGCCATGACCGATGTGCAGGCAAATCGTGAAAACTACATCTCCATCACGCCTCTGCAATACAATCTCACCTCCGTTCGAGGACTTGCCGCTCTGAAGGAATGGAGGCTCACTCCCTGATTCAAATTCCATTCAACAGTGCTCGTGCCATTTCCAGATCATAAGGTTTGCGGATGGGAATGGGTTGGTAGTCACGGATATGAGCAACTCCATGACGTATCACTGAGTTAATGGCAATACAGGGTTCACTCGTGAGATTAATCGCTCCGTGGGGAATTCCTGGTGGAATTTTGACCACTTGCAGATCGCGATCACTCAACAAAATGTAGCGATACTGCCCTTCCTGCAACACCGTCAGCACAATTCGTCCCTTGACAACCAGAAGTTGGTCGGTTTGGAAATGATGCACAAACAAGTCTTCAACCGTACCAGGCGCGATCTCAACTAAATTGGTTTCGTGACTTGTGGGAATTTGATACTCCTGCACACCTGCCGCATCAACCGGACAAATTTCAATGCCCCTGGTTGGACTAATACAAACAATTGGATTAATTTCAATCTGTTTTGTTAAGCCCATCGTGATTCTCCTTTATGAGAAAAGGGCTTCCGACTCAAAAAATATCGCAACAATCAGCCAACCTAAGTCAGGACTAATCAGCTAAATCGTAGTCTGGGAATGCAAATTGCCAGCCGTTTTTCTGATTCCTTTCCAACACGGCAGGCAGCTGCATGTGAATTGAATAAGAAGCCCAGAATGCCAGGTATTTGGCGCGATGCCCTATGAACTCCTCAAACCTATACCTATGTTCATAGTGCTAACATTTACGATCCCCAGTTGTCTACTTTGTTACCAGCCTACGCTTTGACTCAGTCAACATACATCAGTTCAACAGCGATACTGCAATTCCGTACCAGGACGAAAAAATCCCTGACCCTTAAAATAGAGCTTTAGTTAGAAAAGACGGTCTTTCAAAGCGCTGTCATTTTACTCCCTAGGCTAAATGCCTCTTATAGTTGAAGAATAGTAGTCGAAGAATAGTTTGTAACCCGCTTAATCCGCAAAGTAGACGAGACACTTATGCTGGCTTTACCTCTCCTTCAGTCCAAAGAATTACCAACATTGCAATACACCTTCACGGGCGATCGCTTTGACGCAACCTGGGAATCCCCCTTGTCTACCTTGTTAGGACTGGGTAGAGCGGCTGGAGCAAACTTTATTGAGTTTTTCCTGGAACGGGTCAACTACGTTAGTTGTCTGGCAGAAGATGACTCTATCACCAGCATCTCCCCTCGCCTCTCCACTGGGGCTGGGGTGCGCGTCTTTCGAGGACATGCCGACTGTTACGTCAGCACGAATGACCTCTCCTTTCACGGCTTGAAAGCTGCCCTGGAAAAAGGTTTGTCCATCCTGGGTTTACAATTACCTGCCCCCGGAGCCTTCATTCCTGAAATTAACCTGGAACCCTTGCGGGATTACGCGACTCTGCGCGCCAAAGAAAACTGGCTGGGTCAATGCAGTTCTATGCGGGAAATGGGTGATGTGCTCCTTTCCGCCAATATGCAACTCCAGCAAGCAGCATCTCATATCCAATCTCGCCGCACTACATACTTTCGTGACTGGCAGGAAGTGTTAATTGCCTCCAGTGATGGCACCTTTGCGCGAGACATTCGGTTAACGCAAACCGTTGCATCTATGCTGTTGTGTGCTGATGGTGCTCACCGTACTGCGATCGCTCGCCGACTGGGCGACACTAGCAACCCCAACTTCCTACGCGGCTGGAACTACACCCAAACCGCTGAAGACATCGCTGAATCTGCTGGCAAGATGCTCTACGCCGATTTTGTCGAATCTGGCACCTACCCGATTGTGATGGCAAATGAGTTTGGTGGTGTAATCTTCCATGAGGCTTGTGGGCACTTGCTGGAAACCACCCAGATTGAAAAACGCACTACCCCTTTTGCCGATAAAAAAGGCGAAAAAATTGCCCACGAAAACCTAACTGCCTGGGACGAAGGACTGTCTCCGAACGCCTTCGGCACTATTGATATGGACGACGAAGGCATGCCCGCCCAACGCACTTTGTTAATTGAAAAAGGTGTGCTCAAGAACTTCATCGCCGATCGCGCAGGTTCCATTCGCACCGGACATCCTCGCACGGGTAGTGGGCGTCGTCAGGATTACACCTTCCCCGCTGCTTCCCGAATGCGCAATACTTACATTGCTACTGGCGAATACTCCATTGATGACCTGTTCGCTTCAATCGACAAAGGCATCTACTGCAAGAAGATGGGCGGCGGCAGCGTTGGTGCAACGGGACAATTTAACTTTGGGGTAGATGAAGCCTATCTGATTGAAAATGGCAAAGTCACCAAACCGCTGAAAGGTGCAACCCTGATTGGCGAAGCCAAGGAAATCATGAACAAAATTTCCATGTGCTCTCAGGATCTGTCTCTGGCTCCTGGCTTCTGCGGTTCTGTCAGCGGCAGCATCTACACCACTGTTGGACAACCCCACCTCAAAGTCGATTCCATCACTGTCGGTGGACGGTAATTGTCGTCATGAACACTGACCAAGTGATCGCAGGCTTCTGCCCATTCTTACTCCCTTTATGTGGAGATGTATACCCTTGACAACACAGCCAGATGGGGGGCCGGGATTGCAACCAAAAGTTGGAGAGCGATCGCACCAAAACCGCTCCAATCAAAGGTTTAGTTTTTCCAAGGCTTACAGTTGGCATGCTAGCCCTACTGCAAGATGGTTTGGCGATCGCTTCTCTTAACCTGATGGCTGCAACCCTACAACCCTATTAAGCGCGGGGTGATAACGCAATAACACCCGTCTTACCTCTGATATCAAGCAAGAGCATTTGTTCGGGTTCAACCATCTTAGCGGGGTTGCGGTCTAACAGTAGATGGCAGGGAACAAGCGTAGGACATGAGTTCGCGGGCGTTGGGATTGTAACCGAGATATTTTTGTCCATCGTAGACTTGATCTTGGGTCGTGCAATCGGCATACCAGCGAAAATCGATCGCACTAGCATCAGTTTTCACCAAAAAATTGCGGCGTTTAGCACTGACATCTTCATAGCCTGTATCCTTAACGCGCAATCCGGATTCATATCCAGGAATGCCCATAAATTTACGGGTAGAGTAACCTTCGGGATACTGACTACCAGTTGCCACTTCAACCCCCCGATTAATCGTCGTCGCGCCCCCAATCACAGCATAGCGACATTCCAATTCATACCGGCGTTGATCACGGTAGGTGCCTTCCATGTCCATCAAAAAGGTTGTTCCAGCGGGTCTGGCGGCTGTCTGCTTGTAAACTTTGTAGCCCAAGTCCTTAGCTTTGTTGAGGCAGGCACGTTCTGCCCGAACTGCAGCAGATTGACTGGAATTGCCACCTGTGACATTTTCGGGTTTGGGACCGCGCTCTACTTGCCACTTCGTTGTTGAACCAGTGCGACTGACAAAGCAATAGCCAGAAGACCTATAGCGAGGAATTGACCAGTTGACATACTGACCACGGGCACTGACTTGGGAGGGGCGAACATCGATCTGGTTAGGTGAAATGCTGTATTTCCCAGCTGTGAAGTTACTACAAATATCGGTAGCACCAGGGACAGGCGCAATCGCCCACGCCATTGCAGGTGCCAGGACTGCTCCTACGGTTGCGAGCGTCAAAGTTGCATATTTCACCATTGCAGTGACCCTACACTTTTCTGAAAGAAATTGAAATTTAGTAGTACTGGTATCACATCTACTGTGTTTTTGTTATCGGCTATGGAAAATTAGAAGACACAGGAATTTGTAAAGACAACATTCAATGTTGGGAGATTCTCCCTTGCCGCCCTCCTCTCCTCCCTACTCCTTACCCCCTCTGCCATACTGAAGTAAGAAGCAACCGTAAAGAAGAGGATAGAGTCGTGCCGGATATTCAGGAACTCACTGCCCAGACAAAAGAGATTGCTGAAAAACTGGGAATTCGCAAGTTTGATATTTATGGTGCAACAGTGGATGAAACCAGTGTCAAAGTAGACCAGGGTGAAGCCGATCAGGTAAAAGCATCCAGCCGTTCCAGCGTGACAGTCCGTGTGTGGAATGACGAAAATACAATGGGCGTGACTTCTACTACGGATGTTGACCCAACCGGGCTGGAATTGGCGTTGAAAACCGCTTATGAAGCTAGCTTTTTTGGTGTGAAAGAAAATGTACCTGATTTTAGCCCAGAATCAAC is a window of Leptolyngbyaceae cyanobacterium JSC-12 DNA encoding:
- a CDS encoding dTDP-4-dehydrorhamnose 3,5-epimerase-like enzyme (IMG reference gene:2510094835~PFAM: Cupin domain), with amino-acid sequence MGLTKQIEINPIVCISPTRGIEICPVDAAGVQEYQIPTSHETNLVEIAPGTVEDLFVHHFQTDQLLVVKGRIVLTVLQEGQYRYILLSDRDLQVVKIPPGIPHGAINLTSEPCIAINSVIRHGVAHIRDYQPIPIRKPYDLEMARALLNGI
- a CDS encoding photosystem II reaction center protein Psb28 (IMG reference gene:2510094831~PFAM: Psb28 protein~TIGRFAM: photosystem II reaction center protein Psb28), encoding MVARIQFARGIDEEIIPNVRLTRAKDGSNGTATFYFQNPKALSSNMTEEITGMYLIDDEGEISTREVKAKFVNGQPDAIEAVYLMKSASEWDRFIRFMERYAEENDLGFTKS
- a CDS encoding molybdenum cofactor synthesis domain protein (IMG reference gene:2510094830~PFAM: Probable molybdopterin binding domain~TIGRFAM: molybdenum cofactor synthesis domain), which produces MGSFHPLTQDCPLLVNFMAAIPHPDTAEFAVVCAVITVSDTRTIATDRSGQLIQQLLMDNQHQIKAYTLIRDEPEQIQAQVEHFSQQNEIHAMILNGGTGIAPRDTTYDAIETLLEKTLPGFGELFRWLSYQEIGSRAIASRAIAGIYRNKLIFSVPGSSNAVALAMQRLILPELRHLVQQLQS
- a CDS encoding hypothetical protein (IMG reference gene:2510094838); translated protein: MVKYATLTLATVGAVLAPAMAWAIAPVPGATDICSNFTAGKYSISPNQIDVRPSQVSARGQYVNWSIPRYRSSGYCFVSRTGSTTKWQVERGPKPENVTGGNSSQSAAVRAERACLNKAKDLGYKVYKQTAARPAGTTFLMDMEGTYRDQRRYELECRYAVIGGATTINRGVEVATGSQYPEGYSTRKFMGIPGYESGLRVKDTGYEDVSAKRRNFLVKTDASAIDFRWYADCTTQDQVYDGQKYLGYNPNARELMSYACSLPSTVRPQPR
- a CDS encoding hypothetical protein (IMG reference gene:2510094837), giving the protein MGGRDCNQKLESDRTKTAPIKGLVFPRLTVGMLALLQDGLAIASLNLMAATLQPY
- a CDS encoding phenylalanyl-tRNA synthetase, alpha subunit (IMG reference gene:2510094833~PFAM: tRNA synthetases class II core domain (F); Aminoacyl tRNA synthetase class II, N-terminal domain~TIGRFAM: phenylalanyl-tRNA synthetase, alpha subunit) translates to MTVQSTELEAQLDAIRQEAQQALAAADSLDQLEQLRVKYLGKKGPIPQVLGGMGKLDPSDRPRIGARANEVKEAIQTELEQRKTLLQAAQLQATLESETLDVTMPGIYRPQGKVHPLNSIIDRVIDIFVGLGYTVAEGPEMETDYYNFEALNFLPDHPARDMQDTLFLPDGNILRTHTSSVQIRYMEENEPPVRIVMPGRCYRRDTVDATHTAVFHQIEFLAIDEGLTFTDLKGTLRMFLEQLFGEVPIRMRPSFFPFTEPSAEVDLQWKGRWLEIMGCGMVDPNVLKAVGYDPEIYTGFAGGLGVERLAAVLYQIDDIRRLYNSDLRFLKQF
- a CDS encoding nucleotidase (exopolyphosphatase; IMG reference gene:2510094834~PFAM: Survival protein SurE~TIGRFAM: 5'/3'-nucleotidase SurE), producing MKLLISNDDGIYSEGVRELANGLAAAGHDVTVVCPDRERSATGHGLTLHQPIRAEVVQSVFHPTVKAWACSGTPADCVKLALWALLDSKPDLVLSGINHGSNLGTDVLYSGTVSAAMEGLVEGIPAIAISLTSFTVREFAPAATFAQDLVKQLEKHPLPELLLLNVNVPAVPAEAIAGVAITRQGTRRYVDVFEKRIDPRGKTYYWLAGEVLEDVEDSSDFAEYAMTDVQANRENYISITPLQYNLTSVRGLAALKEWRLTP
- a CDS encoding hypothetical protein (IMG reference gene:2510094832), yielding MKYFFLSDGWIIGRVWELGGLWDESAWRRKPQIQQMELCIWENEEKLWLYRVEDAVLMVEVKPGENLVTTSAAKPIGQVVLKRLISADQAIDLLCSAQIRNAGLNQQLLTRDATG
- a CDS encoding microcin-processing peptidase 2 (IMG reference gene:2510094836~PFAM: Putative modulator of DNA gyrase) codes for the protein MLALPLLQSKELPTLQYTFTGDRFDATWESPLSTLLGLGRAAGANFIEFFLERVNYVSCLAEDDSITSISPRLSTGAGVRVFRGHADCYVSTNDLSFHGLKAALEKGLSILGLQLPAPGAFIPEINLEPLRDYATLRAKENWLGQCSSMREMGDVLLSANMQLQQAASHIQSRRTTYFRDWQEVLIASSDGTFARDIRLTQTVASMLLCADGAHRTAIARRLGDTSNPNFLRGWNYTQTAEDIAESAGKMLYADFVESGTYPIVMANEFGGVIFHEACGHLLETTQIEKRTTPFADKKGEKIAHENLTAWDEGLSPNAFGTIDMDDEGMPAQRTLLIEKGVLKNFIADRAGSIRTGHPRTGSGRRQDYTFPAASRMRNTYIATGEYSIDDLFASIDKGIYCKKMGGGSVGATGQFNFGVDEAYLIENGKVTKPLKGATLIGEAKEIMNKISMCSQDLSLAPGFCGSVSGSIYTTVGQPHLKVDSITVGGR